A genome region from Lactobacillus sp. ESL0791 includes the following:
- a CDS encoding O-antigen ligase family protein codes for MKQKTKPILFWFILLQPFLDLYWFYNGNLTNIFPFTLPTIIRILAVAVLIGLFFSQKKAWKRLSKEKWLLGYLALLIIYSALHLLYARNFTSVNPSNYNYSTVSELFYLIRMALPLIIIYLTNELTFSQKEFRQVIEGISALFSGTIVLANLFVISLKSYETGFINANIFAWFFNPNIGYSHMASKGFFNSANMTSAVLFMLMPLMIYYLFTSFNWKTIVLNVVQALAMIELGTKVAAIGLLGGIVIGLGIYLIHRYLIKDIPKGGRAFLTAVLIGLASCAILPFGPAIQRYNYEIYLAKESDHDLSQEKRELAVGLKKYPQGKQRTEFLRDFIKENYPAYAINPKFILKSYPYQYDPEFWLKIMNEPGQERMKNRNIEKAMLDQVRKTNNNKLDKFLGISYTRENNIFNLERDFSSQIYSLGWCGMLLFVGPYVGILLYAITAWLRKKRVRTYLISSMITATACMLFAAFSSGNVLDFLTASFILAFVEGNLLVQIKKQTE; via the coding sequence GTGAAACAAAAAACAAAACCAATCTTATTCTGGTTTATCCTGCTTCAGCCCTTCTTGGATTTATATTGGTTCTACAATGGCAACTTAACCAATATTTTTCCTTTCACCTTGCCCACCATCATTCGTATTTTAGCAGTTGCCGTCTTAATTGGCCTCTTTTTCAGCCAAAAAAAAGCCTGGAAAAGGCTAAGCAAGGAAAAATGGCTGCTCGGTTACTTGGCACTGTTAATAATTTATTCGGCGCTGCACCTTCTTTACGCCCGCAATTTCACCAGTGTTAACCCAAGTAACTATAATTATTCAACCGTAAGCGAGCTCTTCTATCTAATTAGAATGGCCCTGCCCCTGATTATCATTTATCTCACCAATGAACTGACTTTTAGCCAAAAAGAATTCCGCCAAGTGATTGAGGGCATTTCTGCGCTCTTTTCCGGCACAATTGTTCTAGCAAATTTATTTGTCATTTCACTTAAATCATACGAAACGGGCTTCATTAATGCCAATATTTTTGCCTGGTTTTTTAATCCGAATATCGGCTATTCCCACATGGCCTCTAAGGGCTTCTTCAATTCTGCCAACATGACCTCTGCCGTTCTCTTCATGCTGATGCCTTTGATGATTTACTACCTCTTTACTTCTTTTAACTGGAAAACAATCGTCCTAAACGTTGTTCAGGCGCTGGCGATGATCGAATTAGGCACAAAAGTTGCCGCCATCGGTCTGCTAGGCGGAATTGTGATTGGCCTAGGAATATATCTAATTCACCGTTACCTGATTAAGGATATCCCAAAAGGCGGCCGAGCCTTTTTAACTGCCGTTTTAATCGGACTAGCCTCATGTGCCATCCTGCCCTTTGGTCCGGCAATTCAGCGCTATAATTACGAAATCTATCTTGCCAAGGAATCCGATCACGACTTGAGCCAGGAAAAACGGGAACTGGCCGTTGGACTTAAAAAATACCCGCAGGGCAAACAACGAACAGAATTTTTACGGGATTTTATCAAGGAAAATTATCCTGCCTATGCCATTAATCCCAAATTTATCCTTAAAAGCTATCCCTACCAGTATGACCCGGAATTTTGGCTGAAGATTATGAACGAACCCGGCCAGGAGCGGATGAAAAACCGTAACATTGAAAAGGCTATGCTTGATCAGGTCCGCAAAACCAATAACAATAAGCTGGATAAGTTTCTGGGCATTTCTTATACCCGTGAAAACAATATTTTTAACCTTGAGCGTGATTTTTCTTCCCAAATATATTCCCTCGGCTGGTGCGGTATGCTGCTCTTTGTGGGACCTTATGTCGGCATTTTGCTCTATGCGATCACTGCCTGGCTGCGAAAAAAACGGGTACGCACTTATCTAATTAGTTCAATGATTACCGCAACCGCTTGTATGCTGTTTGCCGCCTTTTCTTCCGGCAATGTGCTTGACTTCTTAACCGCCAGCTTTATCCTTGCCTTCGTGGAAGGAAACCTGCTGGTTCAAATTAAAAAACAAACAGAATAA
- a CDS encoding SDR family NAD(P)-dependent oxidoreductase: protein MKKFDDKVVLVTGGANGIGKAIAEKFAQNGANVVIVDFNEQNGQEVADQLTDKYQKALFVKTDVSKYADLEHVHDEVMKEFGKIDSLIIDAGIDYSDTVDEISIEEWQRVISINLSGAFYTVKAFYNEFLENEGSMVFISSGSAQSGTGGGVAYPASKAGDEGLMRGLAKELGPKGVTINAVAPRVINTGMVKVHYPTKESLDELIKQIAVRRLGTVDDVANLTYFLASPENSYIQGQTILLDGNRTVR from the coding sequence ATGAAAAAATTTGATGATAAAGTTGTTTTAGTAACTGGTGGTGCTAATGGAATTGGCAAAGCGATTGCAGAAAAGTTTGCTCAAAATGGTGCTAATGTTGTAATTGTTGATTTTAATGAACAAAATGGTCAAGAAGTAGCAGATCAATTAACAGACAAATATCAAAAGGCCCTTTTTGTTAAAACTGATGTTTCTAAATACGCTGATTTGGAGCATGTTCATGATGAAGTAATGAAAGAATTCGGCAAGATTGATTCGTTAATTATAGATGCAGGAATCGACTATTCAGATACAGTGGATGAAATATCTATTGAAGAATGGCAAAGAGTAATCAGTATTAACTTGAGTGGGGCATTTTATACAGTTAAAGCTTTTTATAATGAATTTTTAGAAAATGAAGGCAGTATGGTGTTTATTAGCTCGGGTTCCGCACAAAGTGGTACTGGCGGCGGAGTTGCTTACCCTGCATCTAAAGCTGGTGATGAAGGACTCATGCGTGGTCTTGCTAAAGAATTGGGCCCTAAAGGAGTAACTATTAATGCTGTTGCACCTAGGGTAATTAATACGGGAATGGTTAAAGTACACTATCCGACTAAAGAGAGCTTAGACGAATTAATAAAGCAAATTGCGGTTAGAAGACTTGGTACAGTTGACGATGTAGCAAATTTAACGTACTTTTTGGCTAGTCCAGAGAACTCGTATATTCAAGGACAAACTATTTTGCTTGATGGAAACAGAACAGTAAGATAG
- a CDS encoding PTS transporter subunit IIC, whose product MSILASVFKTIVSLGATALLPVIIFILGLIFRMKIGAAIKSGLTVGIGFMGLTLVVNLLTESLKPAVDYYSKLGTGYTITDIGWPAVGAAAWVAPFAGLAILIGIIVNIIAVRLGWTRTMNVDIWNYIHFIIPGSLVYVLFHSFWIGLLVSVGMSVIALFLGDIVAGKWQSYYGLDGTTTTTIQQTAWVMPFAWVINRVIDVIPGLNKVDFSLETVNKRLGVFGDSSVIGTVVGVLLAVLTRQDLAHAISMAIGIASVMVLMPKMVSVLMEGISPVGKAARKTMSKQMGKETNLNIGMDIALGLGDPTTETATVVTIPIVIICALFLPGIKLFPVGILMCIIYFSVSAAMVTNGNLFRTILICVLFCVLSLYLEGYVAPGATQMLKSGGVKVAGLSTDVTLAEPWNVLICWIKSIL is encoded by the coding sequence ATGTCAATATTAGCTTCTGTTTTTAAAACAATTGTTAGTCTTGGGGCAACAGCATTGTTACCTGTAATCATTTTTATCTTAGGGTTGATTTTTAGGATGAAAATTGGGGCGGCAATTAAATCAGGTTTAACTGTTGGAATTGGATTTATGGGCTTAACGTTGGTGGTAAATTTGTTAACTGAGTCGTTAAAGCCAGCTGTTGATTACTATTCTAAGTTAGGTACTGGTTATACAATCACTGATATTGGTTGGCCTGCTGTTGGAGCAGCAGCCTGGGTAGCACCTTTTGCAGGCCTAGCAATTTTAATTGGGATCATTGTTAACATCATTGCTGTTCGTTTAGGCTGGACAAGAACAATGAATGTTGATATTTGGAACTACATTCATTTCATAATACCTGGCTCACTTGTATATGTATTATTTCACAGCTTTTGGATAGGCCTGCTGGTTTCTGTAGGGATGTCTGTAATAGCCCTTTTCTTGGGAGATATAGTTGCTGGTAAATGGCAAAGCTATTATGGATTAGATGGAACAACAACGACGACTATTCAGCAAACAGCTTGGGTAATGCCCTTTGCTTGGGTAATTAATAGAGTAATTGATGTGATCCCTGGTTTGAATAAGGTTGATTTCAGCTTAGAAACAGTTAATAAGAGGCTGGGGGTTTTTGGTGATTCTTCTGTAATTGGCACTGTCGTAGGTGTTCTTCTAGCAGTATTAACGCGTCAAGATTTGGCTCATGCAATTAGTATGGCGATTGGAATCGCCAGCGTTATGGTATTGATGCCCAAAATGGTCAGTGTCTTAATGGAAGGTATTTCTCCGGTTGGAAAAGCAGCTCGTAAGACAATGTCAAAGCAAATGGGAAAGGAAACTAATCTGAATATTGGTATGGATATTGCTCTTGGCTTAGGTGATCCTACTACAGAAACAGCTACTGTTGTAACGATTCCGATAGTCATCATTTGTGCTTTGTTTTTACCGGGTATTAAATTATTTCCAGTTGGTATCTTAATGTGCATTATTTATTTCTCTGTATCAGCAGCAATGGTTACTAATGGTAACTTGTTTAGAACCATTTTGATTTGTGTTCTGTTTTGTGTGCTATCACTGTATCTTGAAGGCTATGTTGCCCCAGGTGCAACACAAATGCTTAAGTCCGGTGGTGTTAAGGTGGCAGGTTTATCGACAGATGTAACTCTTGCTGAACCATGGAATGTTCTAATTTGTTGGATAAAAAGCATTTTATAA
- a CDS encoding YjbQ family protein: MKVYQDTIQVTTKARVTYVDITSKVRESVKKSDVDNGICLVQTPHTTCSVIFEEYVHDHDYNGDEYLQADLNNILDKLIPREYTENLNYRYPGPKHIEFLEELSKKDPNYPNEKNTILNGDAHIKGSLFGGNQTFAIKDQIILIGSVGYVYFVDWDQNRERQRKCNIVIVGE; the protein is encoded by the coding sequence ATGAAAGTTTATCAAGATACGATTCAAGTTACTACGAAGGCACGAGTAACATATGTTGACATTACTTCTAAGGTTAGAGAATCTGTTAAAAAAAGTGATGTAGATAATGGGATATGTCTAGTTCAAACGCCGCATACAACCTGTTCTGTTATATTTGAAGAATACGTTCATGATCATGATTATAATGGCGATGAATATTTACAAGCGGATTTAAATAATATTTTAGATAAGTTAATTCCGCGAGAATATACTGAAAATCTTAATTATCGGTATCCAGGTCCAAAACATATTGAGTTTTTGGAGGAATTATCTAAAAAGGATCCTAATTATCCTAATGAAAAGAATACGATCTTAAACGGTGACGCACATATTAAAGGTTCACTATTTGGTGGTAATCAGACTTTTGCAATCAAGGACCAAATAATTTTAATTGGATCAGTTGGCTACGTTTACTTCGTTGATTGGGATCAAAACAGGGAACGTCAAAGAAAATGTAATATTGTTATTGTGGGTGAATAA
- a CDS encoding triose-phosphate isomerase, with the protein MSLVKKPFFLVNPKSYLYGDKILKLAKIADKIAQKYQIDVLFSGQLVDLPRIKSETHNLILTAQHMDSLVAGRGMGHVLPEAVKNVGIKAVVLNHAENPLTLSVLDKTIKRAKEVGLFTIVCSDTVEQCRAVAELGPNMMICEPTSLIGTGNTSDDKYIVDTVKAVKEINPQILVLEAAGVSTGKDVEKVLRLGADGTGGTSGIINAPNWEDKLNEMILPMKKYKEEN; encoded by the coding sequence ATGAGTTTAGTAAAGAAGCCTTTTTTCTTGGTTAATCCCAAGTCTTATTTATATGGTGATAAAATTTTAAAATTAGCAAAAATTGCTGATAAAATTGCGCAAAAATATCAAATTGATGTACTTTTTTCGGGACAATTAGTTGACTTGCCAAGAATTAAGTCTGAAACACATAATTTGATTTTAACAGCGCAGCATATGGATTCTTTAGTGGCTGGAAGAGGCATGGGCCATGTGCTTCCTGAAGCAGTGAAAAATGTTGGAATTAAAGCCGTAGTTTTGAATCATGCAGAAAATCCTCTTACTTTAAGTGTATTAGATAAGACCATAAAGAGAGCTAAAGAAGTAGGACTGTTCACTATTGTCTGCAGTGATACGGTTGAGCAATGTCGGGCAGTTGCGGAATTAGGACCTAACATGATGATTTGCGAACCAACTAGTTTAATTGGGACAGGTAATACTAGTGATGATAAGTATATTGTTGATACTGTCAAAGCAGTTAAAGAAATTAACCCCCAAATTTTAGTGTTAGAAGCAGCTGGGGTAAGTACCGGCAAGGATGTTGAAAAAGTTTTACGTCTTGGCGCAGATGGTACTGGAGGCACTAGTGGCATTATTAATGCACCAAATTGGGAAGATAAATTGAATGAAATGATCTTGCCAATGAAAAAATATAAGGAGGAAAATTAA
- a CDS encoding class II fructose-bisphosphate aldolase has product MLISSEKILQSARDNGYAFPHFNYWDSNSIRAELAAAENRELPVILAWAQKHSGEIGVEDALSLGKYYGSTAKVPVVLHLDHGTDPDFVKWCAAHGFSSVMIDASAEKYDDNVKITRDVVHYAHQLGVPVEAEIGHVGTNSSTDNSTYTEVEAAVQFVKETKVDSLAVSIGTSHGVYQQGTPKLNFKRIAELKGSLNVPLVCHGGSSSGDENLRKAVEMGISKVNIFTDLANAALKVAQEKEYSSQFEFSVAQRDAVQSVAEHYYDVFATEKYSY; this is encoded by the coding sequence ATGCTAATTTCTTCGGAAAAAATTTTACAAAGTGCGCGAGATAATGGCTATGCTTTTCCCCATTTTAATTATTGGGATAGTAATTCTATTAGGGCAGAATTAGCTGCTGCAGAGAACAGAGAACTGCCTGTGATCTTAGCTTGGGCACAGAAACACTCAGGTGAAATAGGTGTTGAAGATGCATTAAGCTTGGGCAAATATTATGGCAGTACTGCCAAAGTTCCAGTTGTATTGCATTTGGATCATGGAACAGATCCAGATTTTGTTAAATGGTGTGCTGCGCATGGATTTTCGTCAGTAATGATTGATGCCTCAGCTGAAAAATATGATGATAACGTCAAAATTACTAGAGATGTTGTTCATTATGCGCATCAATTAGGTGTTCCAGTTGAAGCAGAAATTGGTCATGTGGGTACAAATTCGTCAACAGATAACAGTACTTATACTGAGGTGGAAGCTGCAGTTCAATTTGTTAAGGAAACGAAAGTAGATTCATTGGCCGTTTCAATTGGGACTTCTCATGGTGTTTATCAACAAGGGACACCTAAACTTAACTTTAAACGAATTGCGGAATTAAAGGGGAGCTTAAACGTACCGTTAGTTTGTCATGGTGGATCTTCTTCTGGTGACGAAAACTTGCGTAAGGCTGTAGAAATGGGAATTTCCAAAGTAAATATTTTTACTGATTTAGCGAATGCAGCTCTAAAAGTTGCTCAAGAAAAGGAATATTCATCACAATTTGAATTTTCAGTTGCGCAAAGAGATGCAGTTCAATCAGTAGCTGAACATTACTATGATGTTTTTGCAACAGAAAAGTATTCGTATTAA
- a CDS encoding transcription antiterminator, giving the protein MRTRDKEILLKIIKDGTIGKKELSNRFRLTDRQIEYSISSINDELEENNIVPVTLKNNNFAIGKQAVAFFNDRNHYKNIIFSPEVRQRMMLIMILERTKPISLNDFIIDLQVSKNTILADLKSLNSILRSKELIINFTRKKGYIIKGKEWDKRLLLEDCIMDIYEKYGFNTCTQILPNIQANLSNTRQGIKTIEDVLGKKYADDDYFPLILFLTLVLNRISAGKTIDDANAEIASDKEIEETNEYQVLNKTVTIFRNLSVPEKRFIALHILSANVKEQAEVSDSVQSRLVNALWEFLNDFELNSFIVLPDKKDLLRNLIDHFRPAYYRIKYGLPTHNPLYKEISNKYKELNDLVTKSIKPLEDFFQTKITEDEIAYITIFIGSHLIKNDSSNAGEKIIHAITVCPNGTSASKILESSLKKAFPEFFFYPSCTVREYNNFLLPHDVVFSTVPLKSKKTTFIINDILNTENIINLRNSVFKKIFNLSFGSIDSDSILQLVNKYADIHDSKMLKKELDNLLLPKKSTLEPQLKEPNYAVTDKIKNITLVTNNIPLDQAVTLLVQPLIKQNIVSENFLDKLKTEYKDQPQYILLKNRIVLFHLDPDLIQQKLSLNLLISKTGIIYHKRQIHVLALLTTPDKTKQLQLLYLVKQMAENESFLSDLSSAQNKQEVMNQIKKFTGYKEANLY; this is encoded by the coding sequence ATGAGAACTCGCGATAAAGAAATTTTATTAAAAATTATCAAAGATGGAACAATCGGGAAAAAAGAATTATCTAATAGATTTAGATTAACAGACAGACAAATTGAATATAGTATATCAAGTATTAATGATGAACTTGAAGAGAATAACATTGTTCCGGTTACTCTTAAAAATAATAATTTTGCTATCGGAAAACAGGCCGTCGCTTTTTTTAATGATAGAAATCATTATAAGAATATAATTTTTTCGCCTGAAGTCAGACAGCGAATGATGCTTATAATGATCTTAGAGCGAACTAAGCCAATATCATTAAATGATTTTATTATTGACTTACAAGTTAGTAAAAACACTATATTAGCAGACTTAAAATCATTAAATTCAATCTTGAGAAGCAAAGAATTAATAATTAACTTTACACGAAAAAAAGGATACATAATTAAAGGAAAAGAATGGGATAAACGCCTATTACTCGAAGATTGTATAATGGATATTTATGAAAAATATGGATTCAACACATGTACCCAAATTTTACCAAATATTCAGGCTAATCTTTCAAATACAAGACAAGGAATAAAGACCATTGAGGATGTTTTAGGAAAAAAATATGCTGATGATGATTATTTCCCGCTTATTTTATTTCTTACTTTAGTTTTAAATCGAATCTCTGCTGGCAAGACAATTGATGATGCAAATGCAGAAATTGCATCAGACAAAGAAATTGAAGAAACAAATGAATATCAAGTTCTTAATAAAACTGTCACAATTTTTAGAAACTTATCTGTACCCGAAAAGCGTTTTATTGCATTACACATTTTGAGCGCAAATGTTAAAGAACAAGCAGAAGTCTCAGACAGTGTACAATCACGACTCGTTAATGCTTTATGGGAGTTCTTAAATGATTTTGAGTTAAATTCATTTATTGTACTTCCTGATAAAAAAGATCTCTTAAGAAATTTAATTGACCATTTTCGGCCAGCTTATTATCGAATTAAGTATGGCTTGCCGACTCATAATCCTTTGTATAAAGAAATATCAAACAAGTATAAAGAATTAAATGATCTGGTAACTAAATCAATTAAGCCATTAGAAGATTTCTTTCAAACAAAGATTACTGAAGACGAAATTGCGTATATAACAATTTTTATTGGCAGTCATCTCATTAAAAACGACAGTTCGAATGCAGGAGAAAAAATTATTCATGCTATCACAGTTTGTCCTAACGGAACTTCAGCTTCAAAAATACTTGAAAGTAGTTTAAAAAAAGCGTTTCCAGAATTTTTCTTTTATCCCTCTTGTACTGTTCGTGAATACAATAATTTTCTTTTGCCACATGATGTAGTTTTTTCAACGGTTCCTTTGAAATCGAAAAAAACGACGTTCATAATTAATGATATTTTAAATACGGAAAACATTATTAACTTGAGAAACTCTGTCTTTAAAAAGATCTTTAATTTAAGTTTTGGAAGTATTGATTCTGACAGCATTCTCCAGCTTGTCAACAAATATGCTGATATACATGACTCAAAAATGCTTAAAAAAGAATTGGATAATCTGCTTTTGCCAAAAAAGTCGACACTTGAGCCGCAATTAAAAGAACCCAACTATGCTGTTACAGATAAAATTAAAAATATTACGTTGGTTACTAATAATATTCCATTGGACCAAGCAGTAACTTTGCTAGTTCAACCATTAATTAAACAAAATATTGTCAGCGAAAATTTTTTAGACAAATTAAAAACTGAATATAAAGATCAGCCACAATACATCCTTCTCAAGAATCGAATTGTATTGTTTCACCTAGATCCAGACTTAATTCAACAAAAATTAAGTTTGAATTTACTTATTTCTAAGACCGGCATTATCTATCATAAACGGCAGATTCATGTACTAGCTTTATTGACTACGCCAGACAAAACTAAGCAATTGCAACTTCTTTATTTAGTTAAACAAATGGCTGAAAATGAAAGTTTTCTCTCAGACTTGTCTTCAGCACAAAATAAACAAGAGGTCATGAACCAAATAAAAAAATTTACAGGCTACAAGGAGGCCAATTTATATTGA
- a CDS encoding PTS sugar transporter subunit IIA encodes MKLKDYVKLNTIYPRISVDNRTELFEKIANDLMKKKYVNNDFLAFISTREKDYPTGLKLDHYNVAIPHGAPKNIITPFVAVITLADPIKICQMDDPDNQLDVDIFFMLGIDSNKGHLNLLKNIIKLIQKKDFIENIRKASNADEIFNIIRNTKEE; translated from the coding sequence TTGAAGTTAAAAGACTACGTGAAGTTAAATACAATTTATCCTAGAATCAGTGTTGATAACCGTACTGAGCTATTTGAAAAAATTGCAAACGACTTAATGAAAAAAAAGTATGTAAATAATGATTTTTTGGCATTTATTAGTACTCGTGAAAAAGATTATCCAACCGGGTTAAAACTTGATCATTATAATGTCGCAATTCCACACGGTGCGCCCAAAAATATAATTACTCCCTTTGTTGCTGTTATTACTTTGGCAGACCCAATAAAAATATGTCAAATGGATGACCCAGATAATCAGCTTGATGTTGATATCTTTTTCATGTTGGGAATTGACAGCAATAAAGGTCACCTTAATTTATTGAAAAATATAATTAAATTGATTCAAAAAAAGGATTTTATAGAAAACATTAGAAAAGCATCTAATGCTGATGAAATATTTAATATTATTAGAAATACGAAAGAAGAATAA
- a CDS encoding PTS sugar transporter subunit IIB, whose product MNKKVNILIACGSGVATSTIAADEVKSICDEYDIKNYQISKCSMTEMPDMSKSADIVLTTNNYRGKIDVPLISVTGFITGINTETLKKKVGEKLLSLAQSK is encoded by the coding sequence ATGAATAAAAAAGTAAATATTTTAATTGCATGTGGTAGTGGTGTTGCAACTTCAACAATTGCAGCAGATGAAGTCAAAAGTATTTGTGACGAATATGATATTAAAAATTACCAAATTTCTAAATGTAGCATGACTGAGATGCCTGACATGAGTAAAAGTGCAGATATTGTCCTAACCACCAATAATTACAGAGGAAAAATAGATGTTCCACTTATTAGTGTTACGGGATTTATTACGGGAATTAATACAGAAACATTAAAGAAAAAAGTTGGTGAAAAGTTGCTCTCACTAGCGCAAAGCAAATAA
- a CDS encoding LVIS_2131 family protein: protein MISWNILGILLWVAVILYLVFVIQNIRKRRIAMIIKQHKHFTWANFIIDLLEIVVFLFALIYMFNRTILDNPDLEDASKITATVKYRPLVMSTGTGNSSYVTLNSSKKKMATQTYTYYQAGSKTTVSSNVATVADGKNPLDINAEKIPYNERQLKRMDKKYQRAYVAIYTAQYKKNWQNGLGMHAGHIATRYYLIRIPDSSFIKQK, encoded by the coding sequence ATGATTAGTTGGAATATACTTGGTATTTTGCTGTGGGTAGCTGTCATCCTGTATCTGGTATTTGTGATTCAAAATATCAGAAAGCGGCGGATTGCTATGATTATTAAGCAGCATAAGCATTTTACTTGGGCAAATTTCATCATTGATCTTTTGGAAATTGTCGTTTTCCTGTTTGCTCTTATCTATATGTTTAATAGGACAATTCTTGATAATCCCGATCTCGAAGATGCAAGCAAAATCACAGCGACGGTCAAGTATCGGCCGCTGGTAATGTCTACCGGCACCGGCAATTCCAGCTATGTCACGCTGAATTCCAGCAAGAAAAAGATGGCAACGCAGACCTATACCTATTATCAGGCAGGCAGCAAAACCACGGTTTCGAGCAATGTGGCGACTGTCGCCGACGGCAAGAATCCTTTAGATATTAATGCAGAGAAAATTCCTTACAATGAACGGCAGCTGAAGCGAATGGACAAGAAATACCAACGTGCCTATGTTGCCATTTACACGGCGCAATACAAGAAAAATTGGCAAAATGGTCTAGGGATGCACGCCGGGCATATCGCCACGCGTTACTACCTGATCCGAATTCCAGATTCGTCGTTTATTAAGCAGAAATAA
- a CDS encoding multicopper oxidase family protein: MSDKVYTDYFYNSEDFDRNHGMGYKELHMPENVEASPMVVPPVLEPDKVDGNDIWYTIESQEGDYQFLPGKKTHTWGYNFPVLGKTIVLTKGQHVHVTLKNSLPELTTYHWHGLEVSGPGNDGACHSPVYPGEEKHIDFVVKQPAALTWLHAHPCPSTAAQVWMGLAMGVVVTDTNEAELPIPKTYGKDEFPVILQDRNFHEDNQFDYKADYNAMGVYGDTPVINATVKPYVDVTTQKVRLIFLGGSNRREWRLHFSDDLVMTQIAGDDSFLEHPVKLTKILIGPGERQQVVVDFGNYKEGDVVNLYTDDFKLIEFRIHAYEKDDSVIPDTLFTPYDPVVNPNKEIRKVTMDNHNEINGRQFSMQRIDMKQTLMSAEYWDVTNTNDKKNGMLHPFHVHGAHFLVVSRDGKEPYPNERNVYKDTVEVAPQETVRVKVYFQNTGVFMYHCHIIEHEDAGMMAQIQIVDPAEPNKKYHLMDMETLTKAFAEEKGIPMDEVYCPGMDVEGMDVKGEDHTMDAFSGASHH; the protein is encoded by the coding sequence ATGTCAGATAAAGTTTATACAGATTACTTTTATAACTCAGAAGATTTCGACAGAAATCACGGCATGGGCTATAAAGAGCTCCACATGCCAGAAAATGTAGAAGCTTCACCGATGGTTGTGCCACCAGTATTGGAGCCTGACAAAGTTGACGGCAACGATATTTGGTACACAATCGAGTCCCAAGAGGGCGACTACCAATTTTTACCAGGCAAGAAAACCCACACTTGGGGCTATAACTTCCCAGTTCTTGGTAAAACCATTGTTTTAACCAAAGGCCAGCACGTTCACGTAACTCTAAAGAATAGTTTACCAGAATTGACTACCTATCACTGGCACGGCTTGGAAGTTTCTGGACCAGGCAACGATGGTGCTTGTCACTCACCTGTTTATCCTGGTGAAGAAAAGCATATTGACTTCGTTGTCAAGCAGCCTGCAGCTTTGACATGGCTTCACGCTCATCCATGTCCATCAACCGCTGCGCAAGTCTGGATGGGACTTGCCATGGGAGTTGTCGTTACCGATACTAATGAAGCAGAACTTCCAATTCCAAAGACATACGGCAAGGACGAATTTCCAGTTATTTTGCAAGACCGGAACTTCCACGAAGACAACCAGTTTGATTACAAGGCAGACTACAACGCAATGGGCGTTTATGGTGACACCCCAGTAATCAATGCTACGGTTAAGCCTTATGTTGATGTTACCACGCAAAAAGTTCGGTTAATCTTCTTAGGCGGTTCCAACCGGCGTGAATGGAGATTGCACTTCAGCGATGACTTGGTAATGACCCAAATCGCCGGCGACGATTCATTCTTGGAACACCCAGTCAAGTTAACCAAGATTTTAATCGGACCAGGTGAGCGGCAACAAGTTGTCGTTGACTTTGGCAACTACAAAGAGGGCGACGTGGTTAACCTCTACACCGATGACTTTAAGCTGATTGAATTCAGAATTCATGCTTATGAAAAAGACGATAGTGTCATTCCAGACACTCTGTTTACCCCGTATGACCCAGTTGTAAATCCGAACAAGGAAATTCGCAAAGTCACGATGGATAACCACAATGAAATCAACGGCAGACAATTCTCAATGCAGAGAATTGACATGAAGCAGACACTGATGAGTGCTGAATACTGGGATGTAACCAACACCAACGATAAGAAAAACGGTATGCTCCATCCATTCCACGTCCATGGTGCCCACTTCTTAGTTGTATCACGTGACGGCAAAGAACCATATCCAAATGAAAGAAATGTCTACAAAGACACTGTTGAAGTTGCCCCACAAGAAACTGTTCGTGTGAAGGTTTACTTCCAAAACACGGGTGTCTTCATGTACCATTGCCACATTATCGAACATGAAGATGCCGGCATGATGGCCCAAATTCAAATCGTTGATCCTGCTGAACCAAACAAGAAATACCATTTGATGGACATGGAAACCTTGACTAAGGCCTTTGCTGAAGAAAAAGGCATCCCGATGGATGAGGTTTATTGCCCAGGCATGGATGTTGAAGGCATGGACGTTAAAGGTGAAGACCACACGATGGATGCTTTTTCAGGCGCAAGTCATCACTAA